One Sulfitobacter sp. M39 genomic window, AAATCGGGACCTTCCTGAGCGAAGAAGAAAGGATCGCCCTTTATGACGAGCTGAACCGTTCGCTGATGCGCTGAGCCTTAGCTCAGCCGCTCTTTCACTTTGGGACCGACCGCGCCAAAATCCATTTGCCCCGTGTACTTACCTTTAAGCAGGCCGATCACCTTGCCCATGTCACGGATCGATGTCGCACCCACTTCGGCAATGGCGGCATCGACGGCTTTGGCGGTTTCTTCTTCGGTCAGCTGACGGGGCAGAAACTCTTCGATCACGGCAATCTCTTCACGCTCGCGATCCGCAAGATCAAGCCGCCCGCCCTCTTCATAGGCGCGTACGGATTCCATACGTTGTTTCGCCATTTTACCTAAAATCGCGAGCACTTCGGCATCGCCAACACCCGTGTCGCCCTCATCAGCACGCGCCGCGATGTCTTTATCCTTGATCGCCGCATTGATCAGCCGCAGGGTCGACAGCCGGTCCGCCGCCTTGTCTTTCATTGCCTGTTTCAGTGCATCCGAGATGCGAGTGCGCAGTACCATTACCATCGTCCTTTTGACCCTAGGGGGTATTAAGCCGTGCAACATAGAGATATTGCGCGGCGCAGGCAATGCCACAAGCCTCGCCCAACCCACTGAAAATTAACGATATTTCATTTTCAACCTGCTATTGACCCCGACGAAATGCGGCTTTAGGTTGCCACCGTTTAGCTCCATATACCTGCCGCTGGAGGCCCCCGACATGACCGCGACCACATCACCTCGTCCGACTGCCTGCCTGGCGCTAGCGGACGGATCGATTTTCTACGGCATGGGCTTTGGCGCAACGGGAGAGACCGTGGCCGAGCTATGCTTTAATACAGCGATGACCGGCTATCAGGAAATCATGACCGACCCGTCCTACGCGGGGCAGATCGTGACCTTTACCTTCCCCCACATCGGCAATACCGGCACAAACCC contains:
- a CDS encoding GatB/YqeY domain-containing protein; translated protein: MVLRTRISDALKQAMKDKAADRLSTLRLINAAIKDKDIAARADEGDTGVGDAEVLAILGKMAKQRMESVRAYEEGGRLDLADREREEIAVIEEFLPRQLTEEETAKAVDAAIAEVGATSIRDMGKVIGLLKGKYTGQMDFGAVGPKVKERLS